A DNA window from Akkermansiaceae bacterium contains the following coding sequences:
- a CDS encoding excisionase family DNA-binding protein has protein sequence MISNLQERRLSAQQLSGKDRGRLDMLAAAMNQKGVPALVGSSGEQLQLPDAIYKVLRQIVNGMREGRAMLLIPENEVLTTQAAADHLGVSRPHLVSLLENGEIPYHTVGTHRRVQFGDVAAYGAKRDQERRHALDDITRMTSEAGYYDQEPQDEG, from the coding sequence ATGATCTCGAACCTCCAGGAAAGGCGGCTCAGTGCCCAACAACTCAGCGGAAAAGACCGCGGACGTCTGGACATGCTGGCGGCGGCCATGAACCAGAAAGGAGTCCCCGCTCTGGTCGGAAGCTCCGGCGAGCAACTGCAGCTTCCGGATGCGATCTATAAGGTTCTACGCCAGATCGTGAACGGAATGCGCGAAGGCCGCGCCATGCTCCTGATACCCGAAAATGAGGTGCTGACCACCCAGGCGGCGGCGGATCATCTCGGGGTTTCCCGTCCGCATCTCGTCAGTCTCTTGGAGAACGGGGAGATCCCCTATCACACCGTCGGGACGCATCGGAGGGTTCAGTTCGGCGATGTCGCCGCCTATGGCGCGAAGCGGGACCAGGAACGGCGGCACGCTCTGGACGACATCACAAGGATGACCTCCGAGGCAGGATACTACGATCAGGAGCCGCAGGATGAAGGCTGA